In one Terriglobia bacterium genomic region, the following are encoded:
- a CDS encoding SpoIID/LytB domain-containing protein, which translates to MKRFHLAAFFFLAPFSAQAGDVSIGVLGLFHPREIVVAPRAGHVLECLAGGKRWTVTAPLRLRLEGSGARIILDDNAAPVPAVRCDDGQNGPAEFSVAVPEKISRRYAGKLEVEAQRRELLITVKMEMETAVASVVAAESPPDAPMEALKAQAVAARSFLAAGKGRHHGFDFCDTTHCQFLRESPKSGSPAARAAAETSGMVLAYRDEVFAAMYSASCGGRTHSLEELGIPVRDYPYFAVPCEYCHRHPERWVAALSAEDAASLKGTESSRLKLARKLGWQTVPSNSYATHRQGDLVLVKGTGSGHGIGLCERGALDMARQGAQFQEILAHYYPNTAVKQLP; encoded by the coding sequence ATGAAGCGCTTCCACCTCGCTGCGTTCTTCTTTCTGGCGCCGTTCAGCGCCCAAGCCGGCGACGTCAGCATCGGCGTACTGGGATTGTTTCATCCCAGAGAGATCGTCGTCGCGCCGCGCGCCGGGCATGTGCTGGAATGCTTGGCCGGCGGCAAGCGATGGACAGTCACTGCGCCGCTCCGTCTGCGACTGGAAGGTTCCGGGGCAAGAATCATTTTGGACGATAACGCCGCGCCAGTCCCCGCAGTCCGCTGCGACGATGGCCAGAATGGACCCGCAGAGTTTTCAGTAGCGGTTCCGGAGAAGATCTCGCGGCGCTACGCCGGCAAACTGGAAGTGGAAGCTCAGCGTCGCGAGTTGTTGATCACCGTCAAGATGGAGATGGAGACCGCCGTGGCGTCTGTGGTCGCCGCAGAAAGCCCGCCGGATGCTCCCATGGAAGCGCTCAAAGCTCAAGCCGTGGCGGCGCGATCGTTTCTGGCGGCCGGGAAGGGCCGCCACCACGGATTTGATTTCTGTGACACCACTCACTGCCAGTTCCTGCGTGAGTCGCCCAAGTCAGGGTCGCCGGCCGCGCGTGCAGCAGCAGAGACGAGCGGCATGGTGCTGGCTTATCGAGATGAGGTCTTTGCCGCCATGTACAGCGCGAGCTGCGGTGGGAGAACTCATTCACTGGAGGAATTGGGAATCCCGGTGCGCGATTATCCTTACTTCGCGGTGCCTTGCGAGTATTGCCATCGCCATCCCGAACGTTGGGTGGCCGCGCTCAGCGCGGAAGACGCCGCGAGTTTGAAAGGCACGGAAAGCTCGCGGCTCAAGCTGGCGCGGAAGCTAGGCTGGCAGACCGTTCCCAGCAATTCGTATGCAACCCATCGCCAGGGCGATCTGGTATTGGTCAAAGGCACGGGCTCGGGGCACGGAATCGGCTTGTGCGAGCGCGGCGCGCTTGACATGGCGCGGCAAGGCGCGCAGTTTCAGGAGATCCTGGCGCATTACTATCCGAACACGGCGGTGAAGCAGCTGCCGTGA
- a CDS encoding SRPBCC family protein — MKWILIIALIIAVPLMLVVVTGAMLPKNHTVSRTTTLRRPPEVVWKLVSGPPFWRQDLVKYQELPARDGHRMWRETDLRGQTITFEAVESVPPRRLVTRIADPKLPFGGTWTYEITPTAEGCSLTITENGEVYNPVFRFVSRFIVGHAAAINAYLKAVHSQAG; from the coding sequence ATGAAATGGATCTTGATCATCGCCCTGATTATTGCCGTGCCGCTGATGCTGGTCGTGGTCACCGGAGCCATGCTGCCCAAGAACCACACCGTGTCGCGCACCACAACTCTGCGGCGGCCGCCGGAGGTTGTCTGGAAACTGGTCAGCGGCCCGCCCTTTTGGCGCCAGGACTTGGTGAAGTACCAGGAACTCCCGGCGCGCGATGGTCACCGCATGTGGCGCGAAACCGACCTGCGCGGGCAGACCATCACCTTTGAGGCCGTTGAGTCCGTGCCGCCGCGCCGCCTGGTCACCCGGATTGCCGACCCCAAGCTGCCTTTCGGCGGAACGTGGACGTACGAGATCACTCCCACCGCGGAGGGCTGCTCTTTGACCATCACCGAGAACGGCGAAGTCTACAATCCGGTCTTCCGCTTTGTTTCGCGCTTCATCGTGGGACACGCTGCCGCCATCAACGCGTACCTGAAGGCCGTGCACTCTCAGGCGGGATGA
- a CDS encoding DoxX family protein produces the protein MKFLSHLEPVVYAALRIVCGFLFSCHGAQKLFGAFGGHAQLHDYWMLAAGVIEFAAGILILLGVLTRLAAFIASGEMAFAYFLKHSGWGMNFFPIMNHGEAAVLYCFVFFFIACRGAGKFAAADKS, from the coding sequence ATGAAATTCCTGAGCCACCTGGAACCTGTTGTTTACGCCGCGCTGCGCATTGTTTGTGGGTTTCTGTTTTCGTGCCATGGCGCACAAAAGCTGTTTGGAGCGTTTGGCGGTCACGCCCAACTCCATGATTATTGGATGTTAGCGGCGGGAGTGATTGAGTTCGCCGCAGGCATCCTGATCCTGCTGGGGGTGTTGACGCGCCTGGCGGCGTTCATCGCCAGCGGCGAGATGGCGTTTGCTTATTTTCTGAAACATTCCGGATGGGGCATGAACTTCTTTCCCATCATGAACCATGGTGAGGCGGCCGTGCTGTATTGCTTTGTGTTCTTCTTTATCGCCTGCCGGGGCGCCGGGAAGTTTGCCGCGGCGGACAAGAGCTGA
- a CDS encoding pyridoxal phosphate-dependent aminotransferase has product MTYVRSNAGSPYMEWAKLRSAAKHNLATSGVAGFPLADLGVTMDQLEINGPDGYGYGPLLQAIARRYRVPQESVVSAMGTSFANYLALAAATEPGDEVLIEQPAYDPILGAARYLGLTIKRFLRRPEDNFAIDLDDLERNLTPRTRAIVLCNLHNPSGAQTPDAVLRQIAMLAGRSNAFVIVDEVYREMLFENAPHTAFHLAPERFLITNSLTKAYGLSGLRCGWVLAPPQLAARIWRIHDVHAATYPYPAELLSVVAFDNLPTIAARMKAMLDENRALLHEFLRQRDDLEYYWPEHGTIVFPRLKRGNVDALCELLRRDFDTAVVPGHFFESPGRFRVGVGIPTEAVRDALQQLGRGLDAYKESLAASAMA; this is encoded by the coding sequence ATGACATATGTTCGCAGCAACGCCGGATCGCCATACATGGAGTGGGCCAAGCTGCGCTCCGCGGCCAAACACAATTTGGCCACCAGCGGCGTTGCCGGCTTCCCGCTTGCCGATTTGGGCGTGACCATGGACCAGCTGGAGATCAACGGGCCGGACGGCTATGGCTACGGTCCCCTGCTGCAAGCGATTGCCCGGCGCTACCGTGTGCCGCAGGAATCGGTGGTCAGCGCGATGGGTACGTCCTTCGCCAACTATCTGGCCCTGGCCGCCGCCACCGAGCCCGGCGACGAAGTGCTGATCGAGCAGCCGGCCTACGATCCCATCCTGGGCGCGGCGCGCTATCTGGGACTTACCATCAAGCGCTTCCTGCGCCGCCCGGAAGACAACTTCGCCATTGATCTGGACGATCTTGAACGCAATCTGACTCCCCGCACCCGCGCCATAGTCTTGTGCAACCTGCATAACCCCAGCGGAGCGCAGACGCCGGATGCCGTCCTGCGTCAGATTGCGATGCTGGCCGGGAGGAGCAACGCATTTGTCATCGTGGATGAGGTCTATCGCGAAATGCTGTTTGAGAACGCCCCGCACACCGCTTTCCATCTGGCTCCGGAGCGCTTCCTGATCACTAATAGCCTTACCAAAGCGTACGGCCTGAGCGGCCTGCGTTGTGGCTGGGTGCTTGCGCCGCCGCAACTGGCGGCCCGCATTTGGCGCATTCATGACGTTCACGCGGCCACGTACCCTTATCCTGCTGAACTGTTGAGCGTGGTCGCCTTTGATAACCTTCCGACGATCGCCGCGCGCATGAAGGCCATGCTCGACGAGAACCGCGCTCTGCTTCATGAGTTCCTGCGGCAACGCGACGACCTGGAATACTATTGGCCCGAACACGGGACCATCGTTTTCCCGCGCCTGAAGCGCGGCAACGTAGATGCTCTCTGTGAGCTGTTGCGCCGCGATTTTGATACCGCCGTGGTCCCCGGCCACTTTTTTGAATCGCCCGGCCGCTTCAGGGTCGGCGTGGGCATTCCGACTGAAGCCGTCCGCGACGCTCTCCAGCAACTCGGTCGCGGACTGGATGCTTACAAGGAATCTTTGGCCGCGTCGGCAATGGCGTAA
- a CDS encoding amino acid permease, with protein MSADAPPPLASSPPLARRLGLFDATMLVMGGIVGAGIFINPYVVAQRVHTPALVLGAWVAGGLLALTAAFIWAELASRMPQVGGQYAYLRDAYNPLVAFLYGWVLLLVIQTGGMAAVAVTFARYFFELMGRHAADWQVSVVALITLLLLTVVNCLGVRAGGTVQSGLMVIKIVAIAILVGAGAFLVHGVHVPWKPLLDQPVSSGLFSSFGAALVPVVFAYGGWQTASFVAGEMKDPRRDLPRALVLGVVGVALLCTSANYVYVRVLSVNGLALSATPASSVMRLALGPAGGTLIALGIAASTLGFLSQSVLTAPRVYFAMAEDGVFFRQLAWVHPRTRVPVVAIILQSVWTMVILLSGSYGKILNYVISMDAMFWALTAGCLFVLRRRTDEQPSFRMPGHPITTALFCTACAAVVAVTIYKFPADTVIGFAILAAGVPVYYIWRRTARA; from the coding sequence ATGAGCGCTGACGCGCCTCCGCCCCTCGCCTCTTCCCCGCCTCTGGCGCGACGTCTCGGCCTCTTCGATGCCACCATGCTGGTCATGGGCGGCATCGTCGGCGCAGGCATCTTTATTAACCCATATGTCGTGGCGCAACGGGTCCACACGCCCGCTCTGGTGCTGGGCGCTTGGGTCGCTGGCGGCCTGCTCGCTTTGACCGCCGCGTTCATATGGGCCGAGCTTGCTTCCCGCATGCCTCAGGTCGGCGGACAATACGCCTACCTGCGCGACGCCTACAATCCTCTGGTAGCGTTCCTGTACGGATGGGTCCTGCTGCTGGTAATCCAGACCGGCGGAATGGCCGCCGTGGCCGTTACCTTCGCCCGTTATTTCTTCGAGCTCATGGGACGGCACGCCGCCGACTGGCAAGTTTCCGTGGTCGCTTTGATTACGTTGCTCCTGTTGACCGTGGTGAATTGCCTGGGAGTTCGCGCGGGTGGGACCGTCCAAAGTGGCCTGATGGTCATCAAGATCGTTGCTATTGCCATCCTGGTGGGCGCCGGAGCCTTCCTGGTGCATGGCGTTCACGTTCCGTGGAAACCCTTGCTCGATCAGCCTGTTTCTTCCGGATTGTTCTCGTCGTTCGGGGCCGCGCTGGTGCCAGTGGTGTTTGCCTACGGCGGGTGGCAGACGGCGAGCTTTGTCGCCGGAGAAATGAAAGACCCGCGCCGCGACCTGCCTCGCGCCCTGGTGCTGGGCGTGGTCGGTGTGGCGTTGCTTTGCACTTCGGCGAATTATGTCTATGTACGAGTGCTGAGCGTGAACGGCCTGGCACTCAGCGCCACTCCGGCTTCGTCCGTAATGCGGCTCGCCCTGGGGCCGGCAGGAGGCACGCTGATCGCGCTGGGGATTGCCGCGTCCACCCTTGGCTTTCTCAGCCAGAGCGTGCTCACCGCGCCACGCGTTTACTTTGCCATGGCGGAAGACGGTGTGTTCTTCCGCCAGCTTGCCTGGGTGCACCCGCGCACGCGCGTTCCGGTAGTCGCCATCATCCTGCAAAGCGTCTGGACCATGGTGATCCTGCTCTCCGGCAGCTACGGAAAAATCCTGAACTACGTCATCTCCATGGACGCCATGTTCTGGGCGCTCACCGCCGGATGCTTGTTCGTCTTGCGGCGACGGACGGACGAACAACCGTCTTTCCGCATGCCCGGCCATCCCATCACCACCGCGCTTTTCTGCACGGCCTGCGCTGCCGTGGTTGCCGTGACGATTTACAAGTTTCCCGCCGATACGGTCATAGGCTTTGCCATTTTGGCCGCCGGCGTGCCCGTGTATTACATTTGGAGGAGGACAGCACGCGCATGA
- a CDS encoding NUDIX domain-containing protein produces MATSIAPAENPVIKAAGGIIQRASERGDEVLIVYRKQEKDWTLPKGQVKDGESFQEAALREVEQETGCSCQLGSYLGTISYADNGTPKVVMFWKMSVLQEKSVAENEEIGEAVWMQVPAAIQRLSHTQEKALLSHLGTAPRPAQANVEPMPQTQLRVDPPMSSPRPRRRASLEDQRVLARLLREAQAFRVELAFLERRSGLSDKSWTAAAHDQLDNVLRCLDSNDIEGGLVCLNAAQRFAVFGLNKSELATRASILREEALKITTWRGNAMETLLSVPDEQITADRLADAMKLRDEFSTNQYYRTRLAGDHLRILLIICAAATVALLPFLLLTGPVRMVAPVLLFGLLGSSFSAAHSLMTGKNDSIVPNVVIMLTPVLFGAVAGLAGFAIHEYLVARFSHGPSYLSALFALSFLFGMLGQRLLARFAVSKRRKRAKA; encoded by the coding sequence ATGGCGACCTCTATTGCTCCCGCGGAAAACCCGGTCATCAAGGCTGCCGGCGGAATTATCCAGCGCGCGTCGGAACGCGGCGATGAAGTCCTTATCGTTTACCGCAAACAGGAAAAAGATTGGACGCTCCCCAAGGGCCAGGTGAAAGACGGCGAATCCTTTCAGGAAGCTGCCCTGCGTGAAGTGGAGCAGGAAACCGGCTGCTCCTGCCAACTGGGCAGTTATCTGGGCACCATCAGTTACGCTGATAACGGCACTCCCAAAGTAGTCATGTTCTGGAAGATGTCAGTGCTTCAGGAGAAGAGCGTGGCGGAAAATGAAGAAATCGGCGAAGCGGTGTGGATGCAAGTTCCGGCTGCAATCCAGCGGCTGAGTCATACGCAGGAGAAAGCCCTGCTTTCCCATCTGGGAACGGCGCCGCGCCCAGCACAGGCAAACGTTGAACCCATGCCGCAGACGCAGTTGCGCGTGGATCCGCCGATGTCTTCGCCCCGTCCGCGGAGAAGGGCGTCGCTGGAAGATCAGCGGGTTTTGGCCCGGCTGTTGCGCGAAGCGCAGGCCTTCCGCGTGGAACTGGCTTTCCTGGAGCGGCGCAGCGGCCTCTCTGACAAGTCCTGGACCGCCGCCGCGCATGACCAGCTTGACAACGTACTGCGCTGCCTGGACAGCAATGACATTGAAGGCGGCCTGGTGTGTCTGAATGCCGCGCAGCGCTTTGCCGTCTTTGGTCTCAACAAGAGTGAATTGGCCACGCGTGCTTCCATCCTGCGCGAAGAAGCGCTGAAGATCACCACCTGGCGCGGAAACGCCATGGAGACCTTGCTGTCCGTACCTGACGAGCAGATCACCGCCGACCGTCTGGCTGACGCCATGAAGCTGCGCGACGAATTTTCCACCAACCAGTATTACCGCACCCGCCTGGCCGGCGACCATCTGCGCATTCTGCTGATCATCTGCGCGGCAGCCACCGTCGCACTGCTCCCTTTTCTGCTCCTGACTGGCCCGGTACGCATGGTGGCGCCGGTGCTTTTGTTCGGATTGCTGGGATCATCGTTCTCCGCTGCGCATTCGCTGATGACCGGCAAGAATGATTCCATTGTCCCCAACGTGGTCATTATGCTTACCCCGGTATTGTTCGGCGCGGTCGCCGGGCTGGCCGGATTCGCTATCCACGAATATCTTGTTGCCCGCTTCAGCCACGGGCCTTCCTATCTGAGCGCGCTGTTTGCTCTCTCCTTCCTGTTCGGCATGCTGGGGCAGCGTCTGCTGGCGCGCTTCGCCGTCAGCAAACGCAGAAAAAGAGCCAAGGCGTGA
- a CDS encoding ABC transporter ATP-binding protein, whose amino-acid sequence MPIWANPPWRAASVSNPDAEKDAEKLLVAENLEVRYGVIQVLWKVSFSVAKGAVTCIIGANGAGKTTTMNAIAGVLPVSGGRLTFAGEDITAMAPHERVRRRISLIPEGRQLWPGMSVEDNLRMGCFLPELRKRVPSGLARVYEMFPRLKERRHQMAGTLSGGEQQMCAIGRGLMSEPQLLMLDEPTLGLAPMLVDEIFRLIREISKQGVTILLVGENVNYTLQVSRYGYVMEVGRITLEGPSATLFNNEHVRRAYLGHSEEVSAE is encoded by the coding sequence ATGCCTATCTGGGCAAACCCACCTTGGAGAGCGGCCTCAGTGTCTAACCCTGACGCAGAAAAAGACGCAGAAAAACTTCTGGTGGCGGAGAACCTGGAAGTCCGTTACGGCGTGATCCAGGTGCTGTGGAAAGTTTCTTTTTCGGTGGCCAAAGGCGCCGTGACCTGCATCATCGGCGCCAACGGGGCCGGCAAAACCACCACCATGAACGCTATCGCCGGCGTGTTGCCGGTCAGCGGCGGACGCTTGACCTTTGCCGGCGAAGACATCACAGCAATGGCTCCCCACGAACGGGTCAGACGCCGCATTAGCCTGATCCCCGAGGGCCGCCAGCTCTGGCCCGGAATGTCCGTGGAGGACAATCTGCGCATGGGCTGCTTTCTTCCGGAGCTGCGCAAGCGAGTCCCCTCCGGCCTGGCCCGGGTTTACGAAATGTTTCCTCGGCTGAAGGAACGGCGCCACCAGATGGCCGGCACGCTCTCCGGCGGCGAACAGCAGATGTGCGCCATCGGACGCGGCCTGATGTCAGAACCACAGTTGCTCATGCTGGACGAGCCCACGTTGGGACTGGCGCCCATGCTGGTGGATGAGATCTTCCGCTTGATCCGCGAAATTTCCAAACAAGGCGTCACCATTCTGCTGGTGGGTGAAAATGTGAATTACACGCTCCAGGTCTCCCGCTACGGGTACGTGATGGAAGTGGGACGCATTACCCTGGAAGGCCCCAGTGCCACGCTCTTCAACAACGAGCACGTGCGCCGGGCGTATTTGGGCCACTCAGAAGAAGTCAGCGCGGAGTAG
- a CDS encoding ABC transporter ATP-binding protein: MNILEVTGLTKRFGGVVALKDVTFVVPERQICGFIGPNGAGKTTLFNVITGTFAPTSGQVKLRGHDVTGMKSSKLVKMGVARTYQIVRPFKAMTVLENVQVAVHYGRHAVTRTAPAKERAMELLQQVGLDRKANLLASVLSLGEQKRLEVARAMATHPDLLLLDEICGGLNSSETKSMLELLHRIRESGATIMYVEHDMKAVMSVCDRITVLDFGQKLAEGKPEEIQNNEEVINAYLGKPTLESGLSV, translated from the coding sequence ATGAACATCCTGGAAGTGACCGGACTGACCAAGCGCTTTGGCGGCGTCGTCGCGCTGAAAGACGTGACCTTTGTCGTTCCTGAGCGGCAGATCTGCGGCTTCATTGGTCCCAACGGCGCGGGAAAAACCACGCTCTTCAACGTGATCACCGGGACATTTGCCCCCACGTCAGGCCAGGTGAAACTGCGCGGCCATGACGTTACCGGCATGAAGTCTTCCAAGCTGGTAAAGATGGGCGTGGCACGCACGTACCAAATCGTGCGGCCGTTCAAGGCCATGACCGTGCTGGAAAATGTGCAGGTGGCCGTCCACTATGGACGCCATGCCGTGACCCGGACCGCCCCGGCAAAAGAACGTGCCATGGAACTGCTCCAACAGGTGGGGCTGGACAGGAAAGCCAATTTGCTGGCATCCGTGCTGTCACTGGGCGAGCAGAAGCGTCTGGAGGTCGCGCGCGCGATGGCCACTCATCCCGATCTTCTGCTGTTGGACGAAATCTGCGGCGGGCTGAACTCCTCTGAAACCAAGTCCATGCTCGAGCTCCTGCACCGCATCCGTGAGAGCGGCGCCACCATCATGTACGTGGAGCACGACATGAAGGCCGTCATGTCGGTTTGCGACAGAATTACCGTGCTCGATTTCGGCCAGAAACTGGCTGAAGGCAAACCGGAAGAAATACAGAACAACGAAGAAGTCATCAATGCCTATCTGGGCAAACCCACCTTGGAGAGCGGCCTCAGTGTCTAA